TCAGCATGTCCAGCTCGGCATCGGTGCGCTGTGCGCGACCGCTGCGCAGGCAGGCCTGGGCTTCCTGCAGCTGGGCCAGGAACCCGGCCACGGTATCGGCCTGCAGGATCATGCCTGGCAGGCGTCGCCCGGGGATGCGCACCACGGCATGGTTGCCGAGCTGGCCGTACACGCTGAGAGTGGCTTCCGTCTTCATGGAGAGGGGCAGGAATTGGGCATTCATCGCGTGCACCGTTTGAAAACCTGAGCCGCAGGCAGGCGTGGACGACGGGGGAGACGTTGCCACGCCTGCCTGCGGTCAGGGGGGACTCGGGATGCCGGGGCACCGCCCCGGCGCAGGAAGGTCAACGGGGCTGTGCCATCCCGGCGATCTGCACGCGCCGGTTCGGCGCCAGGCAGGCAATCAGCTCGCGCCGGTTGCGTTGCCCGCACTGCACGATCGGCTCGGCCGCGCCGCGTCCCTCGGCACTGATGCTGGCTGCAGGCACGCCCCCCTGCACCAGCGCGCTGCGCACAGCGTCGGCGCGGCGCTGCGACAGCGCCTGGTTGTAGCTGGCGCTGCCGATACGGTCGGTGTAGCCGGTTACCCTGATCGACTGCACCTGCGCGGCTTCGCGTACCTGCGCCAGGACGCCCTGCACCGCCTGCTGGCCCTCGGCACTGAGCACCGCGCTGTCGAAACCGAACAATGCATCGGCCGACAGCCGCAGCGGCTGTTCCGGCAGCGGTGCCGGCACCGGGGCCGGCGGGGCCGGTGGCCGCGGCGGCTCCAGCACGGCCGCGCACGATTCCGGCTTCCAGTAGCCCGCCTGGGCAATGCCCTTGCTGTCAAAGCGGACCTGGAACTGGCACGTGAAGTACTCCGCACCTTGCGCGGTGCGGAAATTGAACAGGTAGTTCCACTCGCGCACGCCCCACATGCCTTCATTGAAATGCGGCGTGCCCAGCAGCGTGTACAGCTGCCGCTTGCTCATGCCCGGCGCGAAGCGGCGCAGGTCGGCGACGTCGGGATAGATGCCTTCCTTCAGCGAGGCCTTCGAGGCCTCCGGGAAGTGCACGGCGGTGGCTTCTGCAGGACCGTCGGCGGCCGGCGCATGGCTGCGGCAGGCGGCCAGCAGGCCCATCCCCAGGATCAGGCCCAGCGTGGCGGCGCATTGGCCGGCGCGGGCGATGCGATGCTGTTTCATGTCATTCCCCCTGTAGACGTTTCCGCGATGCCGGGCCGCGCGTGGGGCCCGGCGGCGGGGATCACCACTGGATGCCGGCACCGACGGCCACACCGGCCTCGCCACGGCTGTTGGTCGAACCGCTGAACTTGTAGATCCAGCGACCGCCTTCGGAGACACCGGAGATACCGAGCGCCACGCCCGATTCGCCGTTGTAGCTGCCAGCGGCGATCGAGGCCATGCTGCGGCCCGCCTCGCTGGGCTGCGGCAGCGCCGCCGTGGCCATCGCCGAAGCGATACCGGCCGAGGCACGGTTGTCGGTCTTGCGCAGGTCGCGCTCGAAGCCGCCCATGCGCTCGTCGGTGTAGGCCTTCGACCAGTCCAGGGTCTGTGCCATGCCCGACTTCAGCTGGTCCACGTTGACCGCGTCGGTACCGGCGGTGCCGGCGGCAACGTTGCGGACCGTGGTCGGGCCACTGCTGGTGCTGCCGAGGGTGACGCTGTTGTAGTTGGTTGCGCCGTTCACCGTGGTGTCGTAGCGGATCGTGCCCTGCTGCGAGGCCTGCAGCTGGCGCACGTTGACCGCGTCGGTGGCCTGCGAGCCGTCAGCCACGTTGACCACCTGGCGTTCGGCACCGGCGGCACCGACCGAAACCGTGTTGGCCCGGTTCGCCACCGAACCCGCACCCAGCGCCACCGAGTTGTCGGCCTGCGCCTGCGAACCATTGCCCAGCGCGGTCGAGTTGGCACCGGCGGCGGTGGAGCCTGCACCACCGGCGGCCGAGTTGGCACCGCTGGCGGACGGATCGGCCAGGTTGTTGGTGTTGTTGGCGCGGAAGCTGCCGGCCACGTTGGTGATGTTCTGGATCTTCTGGTCCGTGTAGGACTTGGACTGGTCGATGGCGTAGTTCACGCCGTTCTTCAGCTGGCCGACATTGGTCGCATCGTGGTCATCGGAGCCGTCAGCGACGTGGGTGATCTTGCGCTCGCTGCCGCTGCTGCCGACCGAGACCTCACCGGCCGAGTTGCTGGCACCGGTCTGGCCATAGGCCCCGGTGTAACCGCTCTGCGCGCCAACGCTGGCCTCCGAGCCGGCACCCAGTGCCACGCTGTTGCCGGCACTGCTGCTGGCACCGTTGCCGACCGCCACGCTGTTGGCGCCGGCCGCACTGGCCTGCGGGCCGACCGCGACCGCTTCCGCACCGGCCGCGCTGGCCGCGGCCGCCGTCGAATTCACCGCCAGGTAAGCACTGCCGCCGCCACCGTTGGTGATGCGCTGGTTGAGGACCTTCAGCGAGCCGTCGACCGCAGTGAAGGCCGCGGTGACGTTGTTGTAATCGCCACTGGTGAAGGTGCCATCGGTGGCGATGCTGGAGATGCTGAACGTCGGCGCGGTCCACACATTGGTGGTGCCGTTGAAGGCAGTGGTGCCGCCGAAGTAGTTGGCGATGGTGCTGTGGGTGCTGAACAGCTGGTCGCCGGTGATGGCGTCGCTGCTGCCGGCCAGGATGCTGCCGGCAGCGACGTTGGTGAGCTTCACCGCGCCGGTGCCGGTCCCCTTGAGGGTCACGCTGTTGAGCACATTGCCACCGCCATCGACGTCGTACTTCACAGCCAGCTTGTCGATCTCTCCGGTCTGGTCGGCGACGTTGGCCAGCGAATTGCTGACCGCGTCGAAGGCAGTGCCGACGTCGTTGTAGCTGCCCGTGGTCACAGTGCCGTTGGCGGCGACGTTGTTGATCGAGTACGTCGGTGCGGTCAGCACGCCGCTGGCGTTGACCGCAGCACCACCGCCGAGGTGGGTGGCCACGGCCTGGTTGGCTGCGAACAGCTGGGCACCATTGATGGCCTCGCTGCTGGTGGCACTGACCTGGCCCGGGCCGAGATTGCGCAGCGTGGTGGCAGTGCCGGCCTGGCCGAGCGTGGCACTGGCGTAGTTGACGCTGCCGTCGCCGTTGAGGTCATAGCGCAGGGCGCCTTGCTCCGAGGCCTGCAGCTGGCCGACGTTGACCGCATCGGTCGCAGCGGTACCCGCAGCCAGGTTGGTGACCTGGCGTTCGGCACCGGCGGCACCGATCGAGACGGTGTTGTCACGGTCGGCAAGGCTGCCGGCACCTACTGCGATGCTGTTGGCTGCGGTGGCGCGGGCGTTGGTACCGACCGCGATCGAGTCGGCGCCGCTGGCCAGGGCCTCGGTGCCGGTCGAGTTCACCCGCAGGTACTTGGTCCCACCATTGCGGATATCGGTGATCTGCGTGTTGAGATTGACCAGCGAGCCATCCACCGCAGCGAAGGCATCGGTGGCGTTCTCGTACAGGCCCTTGGCAATGGCACCACCGGTGGAGATGGTGCTGATCTCGAACAGCGGTGCGGTGAAGATGCCGCTGGCGGGATCGAAAGCCGCGCGACCGCCGAAGAAGCTGGCGATGGCGCTGTTGGTCACCGCCAGCTGGCCGCCGTTGACCGCTTCGAGGCTGCCTGCGGTGACCGCACCTGCGGCAAGGTTGCCGATGGTGGTGGTGCCGGTGCCAGCGCCGAGCGTGACCCGGCGATAGTCCGGATTGCCGGCGCCGTCCAGGTCATAGGTCACTGCAGCGGCCGCCACATCGTCGATCAGGCTGATGGCACCCTTCAGCTGGGCCACGTTGACCGCATCGGTGTTGGCGCTGCCTGCGGCGAGATTGGTGATCTGGCGCTCGCCGCCACCGGCAGTGCCCACCGACACTTCACCGGCGGAGACCTGCGGCGCAGTGAGGCCGTAGGCGCTGTAGCTGGCCTGCGCGCCGCGCAGTGCTGCAGAGCGGTAACCCAGTGCGACCGAGTTGGCCTGGTTCGACGTCGCCTCGGCACCCAGCAGGGTCTGACCGTTGGCGGTGCCGACGGCGCTGTCGCCGACGATCACTGAATGGCCCATGCGCGCGGCATAGTCGGCCGTCGGCACGCCTGTTGGATTGCTGGGATCGTTGACGCCGTCGCCGGGGAAGGCGACGTTGGCGTCGACTTTCGGCAGCTCATGGCGTGCGTTGGCACCGATCACCACTTCCTTCGACCCGTTGGCGAAAGCGCCATCGCCCATCAGCACCTGGTAGTCCTGTGCCGCATTGACGGCCCAGCAGGATATGTCGGCCAGCGCGATGTCCAGGCACTTGGCCGCCCAGGCCGGGGAATCCTCCGGCAGCAACAGGCCCAGCAGGCCACCGGGATTGCCGTTGTTGATGTTGTAGATGTAGCTGTCGGAGGTGACGCCACCGATCAGGGTCAGGTGCGAGCTGCCACCCGTGGCTGCGCCGCCAAGTCCGTTGAGGGTGCTGCCGACCGGCGACAGGTTGACCACCGGCAGGCCCAGCACATTGACCGTTGAATAGGTCTGCATCACGTTGGCGTTCCTGAGCTTGAGGTTGCCGTTGCTCAGGTAGCCGTTGCCACCGAACAGGCTGGTGGTGGTCGGCCCGATCAGCTGGCCGACATTGCCGACCAGGCCGCCGGTACCGATGATCAGGCCCGCATTCGGGTCGGCCGCCGCCGGTGCCTTCGGGCTGGTCGGCGGGATCGCCGAAGGTTGGGTCAGGCCGAGACCGCTCAGCGTGCCACCGACCAGGCCACCCACGGCGCTGCCCAGGTTGCCGAGGGTGCCATTGAGATTGCCGTTGAGCAGGTTGCCCACCGCGCTGCCGACATTGCCCAGCGTGCTACCCAGCACACCGCCCAGGCCGCTGGTGGGGCTGCCGGTGGTGCCATTGAGAATGCCGCCCACTGCACCACCGACCGTGCTGACGGTGTTGTTGAGCGTGCCGCCCACTGCGCTGCCGACCTGGCCAACCGTGCCGTTGAGTGCACCGCCTACTGCACCGCCAACTGTGCTGACAGTGCCGTTCAGTGCACCGCCGACTGCGCCGACCGTGTTGTTGAGCGTGCCGCCCACTGCGCCGCCAACCTGGCCAACCGTGCCGTTGAGTGCGCCACCTACTGCGCCGCCAACCGTCCCGACGGTGCCGTTCAGTGCACCTCCGACTGCGCCCACGGTGTGGTTGAGCGTGCCACCCACTGCGCCGCCAACCGTCCCGACGGTGCCGTTCAGTGCACCACCGACTGCGCCGACCGTGTTGTTGAGGGCACCACCCACTGCACCGCCAACCGTTCCGACGGTGCCGTTCAGTGCACCACCAACTGCGCCGACCGTGTTGTTGAGCGTACCACCCACCGCGCCGCCGACCTGGCCAACAGTGCCGTTCAGAGCACCACCCACCGCACTGCCGACGGTACCGACGGTGCCATTCAGTGCGCCACCGACTGCACTGCCAACGGTGCCGACCGTGCCATTCAGAGCACCGCCAACTGCACCACCGACTGCGCCTACCGAGTTGTTGAGCGTGCCACCCACTGCGCCGCCGACCGTTCCGACAGCACCGTTGAGTGCGCCGCCGACTGTGCTACCAACTGAGCCAACGGTGCCGTTCAACGCGCCGCCCACTGCACCACCAATCGTGCCAACAGTGCCATTCAGTGCGCCACCGACTGCACTGCCAACGGTGCCGACCGTGCCATTCAGCGCACCACCCACCGTGCTGCCGACCGCACCCGCAGCACCGTGAAGCGTCCCACCGACAGCCCCCACCGCGCCGCCCACCAGGTTGCCAACGCCCAGCGCGCTGTGCTGCGCGGCGACGGTCGCCCGTCCGGCCAGCTTCAGGTTGCGATCGGCGATCACTTCCTGGCCGTCCGGCGCCTGCACGCGCACCTTGCCGGCGGCGCCTGCATCGAACGCGGCACTGATGGCGCGATCATGCGTGTCACCCGGCAATTCTTCCTTGGCCGGCAACGTGACCGCGGCTGTCGCCCGCGCCTGCCCCTGACCTTCGATGTGATGGCCAGCCACCGCCAGATGCGTGTCGGCGTTGCCGTCGACAGAGGTCTTCAGGGACGAACCACTGAGGCCCGCCAACGCCTTGGCACCCGCATCGATCGAAGCGACCTGGCGGCCGGCAACACCGACCTTGGCCTTGGCGCGTGCATCGGCGGCGACGCCCAGAGGCGCCTGTGCGCCGGGCGCAACATGCGCAGCCAACGATGCATCCACCTGTGCCGCCTTGCCCGCAGTGTTGCCCAGGCCGACAGTGGCACGGACATCGGCCGCCAGCGCCGGCACGGCCACCTGCTTCGGTGTGGTGTTCGCTGCCAGTTTCAGCTGCACGGCTGCCGGCACTACGTCACGCACCACCGGCAGCGACGTGGTGTTCAGCTGCAGGCCCAGGCGGGCGTCCGCACTGATCGCAGGGCTGCTCTGCGCCTGTCGCGCAGCGGCAGCCAGGGCCACTTCGGCGTCGACCTTGACCGGCATCGGCTGCGCATACTTCGCCGCAAGCGCTTGCAGGTCACGCAGCGATTGATTGGTTTCCGATGCCCCTGCGTGGCCGCTGGCCAGCGCGCACAGCAGTGCCAGGGCCAGGGCGGTGGGCATCAGCAGGAAGGCGCGCGGATCGCGTGCGGCGCTGCCGCCGCTGTCGCCGGTGGCCAGTTCCGAGGCCACAACCAGAGCATTGAGCTGGCGGTTCCATACACGCCGGTAGATGCGGTTCATGAGCATTTCCCCCGTAGGCGAACAACTGGAATGTCAGTGGACTTGCCGTTAGGCAGGTGACTGACATTTCAGCGGTTGCAACGGCGGCGGCACACTTCAATCCGGCACGGCAATCGCGCATTCCGGCAAATCCACGGCCGGAATCGGCAGCCGTTTATGCAGAAGCGGCAACATGATCGGCAAGCGGATATGCAATTCCGGCATGAACGCCGCGAAAACCCTTGCGGGGCTTGGATCAGGCCGGCTGGCCGATCTGCGCAGGCGCGCGCATCAGGGTATCGCGCGGCAGTTCGCCGAATACCTTGCGGTAATTGTCGGCGAAGCGCGAAAGGTCCCACAGGCCACAGCTGAGGGCGATGGCTTTCACCGAGCGACGGCTGGAGTCGGCCATCGACAGGCTGCGGCAGGCCGCGCACAGGCGCAGCATGGAAAGATAGCGGTTCGGCGAAGTACCAAACAGGTCCTCGAACGCATAGCGCAGGCCGCGCTCGCTGACGCCTGCGGCATCGCAGATCTCATTCATGTAGATATTGCGGCGCAGGTTGAGCCGCATGAAGTTCTCTGCTCGCTGCGCGATCAGATAATGCGTTCGCCGGGCGCGGCTGCAGCCTGGGCGATCCGCCGCACCGGCGCCCAGCAGGGCCTGCACATGCTCATGCAACAGGGTTTCGGTTTCTTCCGGCTGCAGCCCTGCACCCTGCCCCAGCTGCAGGTGCAGCTGCTGGTAATGGCGTGCCAACGGCGTGGCTTCACTGGCCAGGTTGAACAGCGACAGTGCCTGGCCAGCGGGTGGCGTGCTGCGCAGGCTCAGTTCGGTCAGCTTGCGCTGCACCCGTGCCACCGGCAGCAGCATCAGGGTCATGTGCGTGCCCGGGCTCAGGGTGAACTCACTGATGCCCTCCGGCATGATCGTCAACGCCATGCCTGGCGTGAGCGGTACGCCATGGCACCAGCTCAGCGTCTCATCGGTGGCGTGCAGGTACCCCAGCATCGCCCAGTCCGGTGGCAGCATGAAACGGCCACGGCAATGGAAGCCGCAGCTGATGCTGCAGAACAGGGCTTCCTCGTGCACGCGCGAAGCGAACGCCGCACGTGGCCCATTGCCATCGAGCAGCAGCAGTTCGACATCACAGACACGAAGCACGCCGCTCAGCGTGGCCAGGTCTATCGACCGCATGCCGCTGTCGTCGCTGCCTTCTACCCCACCATCGACCATGACAGTGTTGTCCCCCGTTGATCCGCCATGCGATGCGGCCCCCACTGCCTGACAGGGCGCGCATCGATCCATTAGCCACTTCCGATGCCAAGCCAGTCGCACCGCCTCCGAGGCGGCCGACCAGGGAAATGCAATAGCTTGAATGCGAGTATGCCCAATAATCCGCAAAGGTAAACCCGCGGACTGGAATGATAAAAATAGATACACAAGTGAAGAAAATGTCGGAGCGAATGGCATGGTTTTCGCATGCCCGGGAGGGCGAATCACATTATCTGCACGACAATGAATCGTTTTGCCTGCGAACGGATTTTCGTCACAGAAACAATCTGAAAGTTTCAGGATTCCGGGGTTTCTGCCGAATTTGCATATAGGTTCCAGTTGCAGCCCACCGCCATTCAGGCAAAGTCGATATCACGGTGATCCGGCCATCTGATCTGGCCGCACCCAGGGGGACAGCATGACCACGCACGCATCATTGGATGCCTCGACCACCGGCCCCGCGCCGTGCGGTCGCGACCGTGCGACCAATGTCCCGCCTGGAAACGATCACCCTGCTTGAGCACGGCGGGTCCATCCCGCCGCGCCTCCTCCGCCAGGACGCGGAGGCCCACGGACGATCCCGGCGGAGCCGGGCCACCGCCCAACGCAGGTGTACTGCATCCGCAGACAGGTACAGGGAGACATAGGTCATGAACGCATCGATCCGCAAATTCCTGAAGGAAGAAGACGGTGTCACCGCGCTCGAGTACGGGCTGCTGGCGGCCGTCATCGCCGGCATCCTGATCGCGGTCGGCAACGACCAGATCAAGGGGTTCTTCGAAACGCTGTTCAAGAACCTCTCCGCACTGGCCACCAAGGCGTCCGGCTCGACAACCTGAGCGGCGACTGCGTGCGGCTGGCAGCGGCGCGAGCGCGGGGGGCATGGGACCAGGCGAAGACCGTCCAGTGACGGACGATGGAGTGTGCGATGACACTGCTGGGATTGTTGGCCATCGGCGTGTGCCTGCGGATCGCGATCAGCGATCTGTATGCCCGTCGGGTGCCCAACGCCTGGCTGATCGCCGCATGCGTGATCGCCACCGTGGTGATCGTTGCCGGCCAGTTCAGCGCGCCGCGCCAGCCGTGGCTGCCCCACGTTGCCGGCGCGGCGCTCGGCCTGTTGGCGCTGCTGCCGTTCTATGCCCTGCGCTGGATGGGC
This portion of the Stenotrophomonas sp. WZN-1 genome encodes:
- a CDS encoding OmpA family protein, encoding MKQHRIARAGQCAATLGLILGMGLLAACRSHAPAADGPAEATAVHFPEASKASLKEGIYPDVADLRRFAPGMSKRQLYTLLGTPHFNEGMWGVREWNYLFNFRTAQGAEYFTCQFQVRFDSKGIAQAGYWKPESCAAVLEPPRPPAPPAPVPAPLPEQPLRLSADALFGFDSAVLSAEGQQAVQGVLAQVREAAQVQSIRVTGYTDRIGSASYNQALSQRRADAVRSALVQGGVPAASISAEGRGAAEPIVQCGQRNRRELIACLAPNRRVQIAGMAQPR
- a CDS encoding ESPR-type extended signal peptide-containing protein, producing the protein MNRIYRRVWNRQLNALVVASELATGDSGGSAARDPRAFLLMPTALALALLCALASGHAGASETNQSLRDLQALAAKYAQPMPVKVDAEVALAAAARQAQSSPAISADARLGLQLNTTSLPVVRDVVPAAVQLKLAANTTPKQVAVPALAADVRATVGLGNTAGKAAQVDASLAAHVAPGAQAPLGVAADARAKAKVGVAGRQVASIDAGAKALAGLSGSSLKTSVDGNADTHLAVAGHHIEGQGQARATAAVTLPAKEELPGDTHDRAISAAFDAGAAGKVRVQAPDGQEVIADRNLKLAGRATVAAQHSALGVGNLVGGAVGAVGGTLHGAAGAVGSTVGGALNGTVGTVGSAVGGALNGTVGTIGGAVGGALNGTVGSVGSTVGGALNGAVGTVGGAVGGTLNNSVGAVGGAVGGALNGTVGTVGSAVGGALNGTVGTVGSAVGGALNGTVGQVGGAVGGTLNNTVGAVGGALNGTVGTVGGAVGGALNNTVGAVGGALNGTVGTVGGAVGGTLNHTVGAVGGALNGTVGTVGGAVGGALNGTVGQVGGAVGGTLNNTVGAVGGALNGTVSTVGGAVGGALNGTVGQVGSAVGGTLNNTVSTVGGAVGGILNGTTGSPTSGLGGVLGSTLGNVGSAVGNLLNGNLNGTLGNLGSAVGGLVGGTLSGLGLTQPSAIPPTSPKAPAAADPNAGLIIGTGGLVGNVGQLIGPTTTSLFGGNGYLSNGNLKLRNANVMQTYSTVNVLGLPVVNLSPVGSTLNGLGGAATGGSSHLTLIGGVTSDSYIYNINNGNPGGLLGLLLPEDSPAWAAKCLDIALADISCWAVNAAQDYQVLMGDGAFANGSKEVVIGANARHELPKVDANVAFPGDGVNDPSNPTGVPTADYAARMGHSVIVGDSAVGTANGQTLLGAEATSNQANSVALGYRSAALRGAQASYSAYGLTAPQVSAGEVSVGTAGGGERQITNLAAGSANTDAVNVAQLKGAISLIDDVAAAAVTYDLDGAGNPDYRRVTLGAGTGTTTIGNLAAGAVTAGSLEAVNGGQLAVTNSAIASFFGGRAAFDPASGIFTAPLFEISTISTGGAIAKGLYENATDAFAAVDGSLVNLNTQITDIRNGGTKYLRVNSTGTEALASGADSIAVGTNARATAANSIAVGAGSLADRDNTVSIGAAGAERQVTNLAAGTAATDAVNVGQLQASEQGALRYDLNGDGSVNYASATLGQAGTATTLRNLGPGQVSATSSEAINGAQLFAANQAVATHLGGGAAVNASGVLTAPTYSINNVAANGTVTTGSYNDVGTAFDAVSNSLANVADQTGEIDKLAVKYDVDGGGNVLNSVTLKGTGTGAVKLTNVAAGSILAGSSDAITGDQLFSTHSTIANYFGGTTAFNGTTNVWTAPTFSISSIATDGTFTSGDYNNVTAAFTAVDGSLKVLNQRITNGGGGSAYLAVNSTAAAASAAGAEAVAVGPQASAAGANSVAVGNGASSSAGNSVALGAGSEASVGAQSGYTGAYGQTGASNSAGEVSVGSSGSERKITHVADGSDDHDATNVGQLKNGVNYAIDQSKSYTDQKIQNITNVAGSFRANNTNNLADPSASGANSAAGGAGSTAAGANSTALGNGSQAQADNSVALGAGSVANRANTVSVGAAGAERQVVNVADGSQATDAVNVRQLQASQQGTIRYDTTVNGATNYNSVTLGSTSSGPTTVRNVAAGTAGTDAVNVDQLKSGMAQTLDWSKAYTDERMGGFERDLRKTDNRASAGIASAMATAALPQPSEAGRSMASIAAGSYNGESGVALGISGVSEGGRWIYKFSGSTNSRGEAGVAVGAGIQW
- a CDS encoding helix-turn-helix domain-containing protein produces the protein MVDGGVEGSDDSGMRSIDLATLSGVLRVCDVELLLLDGNGPRAAFASRVHEEALFCSISCGFHCRGRFMLPPDWAMLGYLHATDETLSWCHGVPLTPGMALTIMPEGISEFTLSPGTHMTLMLLPVARVQRKLTELSLRSTPPAGQALSLFNLASEATPLARHYQQLHLQLGQGAGLQPEETETLLHEHVQALLGAGAADRPGCSRARRTHYLIAQRAENFMRLNLRRNIYMNEICDAAGVSERGLRYAFEDLFGTSPNRYLSMLRLCAACRSLSMADSSRRSVKAIALSCGLWDLSRFADNYRKVFGELPRDTLMRAPAQIGQPA
- a CDS encoding Flp family type IVb pilin, with protein sequence MNASIRKFLKEEDGVTALEYGLLAAVIAGILIAVGNDQIKGFFETLFKNLSALATKASGSTT